One Aegilops tauschii subsp. strangulata cultivar AL8/78 chromosome 7, Aet v6.0, whole genome shotgun sequence genomic window carries:
- the LOC109779235 gene encoding GDSL esterase/lipase At5g45910, whose product MARARRGGVGWRTVLAAALWLLVVAAEAGKYNAVFNFGDSLVDAGNLVTEGIPDYLATARPPYGQSYFGYPTGRCSDGRLVIDFIAQEFGLPLLPPSKAKNASFAQGANFAITGATALDTEFFEKRGLGKSVWNSGSLFTQIQWLRDLKPSFCNSTQECKDFFAKSLFVVGELAGNDYNAPLFAGKDLREAYNLIPHVVQGISDGVEQLIAEGAKDLIVPGVMPSGCFPVYLSMYVDPKEGYGPRSGCLKRFNTFSWVHNAMLKRALEKLRAKHPGVRIVYGDYFTPVIQFLLQPEKFGFHKQPPRACCGAPGKGPYNFNLTAKCGEPGATPCADPKTHWSWDGIHLTEAAYGHIAKGWLHGEFADQPIIQSS is encoded by the exons ATGGCGagggcgaggcggggaggcgtGGGCTGGAGGACGGTTCTTGCCGCGGCGCTGTGGCTTCTTGTTGTGGCGGCGGAGGCCGGGAAGTACAACGCGGTGTTCAATTTCGGGGACTCCCTGGTGGACGCCGGCAACCTGGTGACCGAGGGCATCCCGGACTACCTCGCCACGGCGCGGCCGCCCTACGGCCAGTCCTACTTCGGCTACCCCACCGGCCGCTGCTCCGACGGCCGCCTCGTCATCGATTTCATCG CGCAAGAGTTCGGGCTGCCGCTGCTGCCCCCGTCCAAGGCCAAGAACGCCAGCTTCGCGCAGGGCGCCAACTTCGCCATCACCGGCGCCACGGCGCTCGACACGGAGTTCTTCGAGAAGCGGGGGCTCGGGAAGAGCGTCTGGAACTCCGGGTCACTCTTCACCCAAATCCAGTGGTTACGCGACCTCAAGCCCTCCTTTTGTAACTCCACCCAAG AATGCAAGGATTTCTTTGCCAAGTCCCTGTTCGTAGTGGGTGAATTGGCCGGAAATGACTACAACGCGCCGCTCTTTGCCGGGAAGGATCTCAGGGAGGCCTACAACTTGATACCCCATGTCGTTCAGGGCATCTCAGATGGTGTGGAG CAATTGATTGCCGAGGGGGCAAAGGATTTAATTGTGCCTGGAGTGATGCCGTCTGGGTGCTTTCCAGTGTATCTGAGCATGTATGTTGATCCTAAAGAGGGCTACGGTCCGCGTAGCGGCTGCCTCAAGCGATTCAACACATTTTCATGGGTGCACAACGCGATGCTCAAGCGTGCGCTGGAGAAGCTTCGTGCCAAACACCCTGGCGTGAGGATCGTGTATGGGGATTACTTTACACCAGTTATCCAGTTCTTGCTTCAGCCTGAAAAATTTG GATTTCACAAGCAGCCGCCTAGAGCATGCTGTGGCGCTCCCGGGAAGGGCCCTTACAACTTCAATCTGACAGCAAAGTGCGGCGAGCCTGGTGCTACGCCGTGTGCTGATCCGAAGACACATTGGAGCTGGGACGGCATTCACTTGACGGAGGCCGCATATGGGCACATTGCCAAAGGTTGGTTGCATGGCGAATTCGCGGATCAACCTATCATACAGTCTTCCTGA